CAGTCGCGCTATGACAAGGGCGAAACTGAAGAAGAGCGGACGGCATATCTCAATTGTCCGATGGACAAGGAGCAATACGAAGCCTTTATCGACGCGCTGCTGGCGGCAGATAAAACCGAATTCCGCGAGGGAGAGACCGCAGGCTATTTCGATGGTTGCCTGCCAATTGAAGTGATGGCAGAGCGTGGGCGCGAGACATTGCGCTTTGGTCCGATGAAACCAGTTGGCCTGACCAACCCTCACCAGCCGGATGTCAAAGCCTATGCTGTTGTACAACTGCGCCGCGACAATAAACTGGGCACCCTCTACAATATGGTCGGCTTTCAAACCAAGATGAAGCACGGCGCACAAGTTGATGTTTTCAAAATGATTCCCGGCCTTGAAAATGCATCCTTTGCGCGGTTGGGTGGCATTCACCGCAACTCCTTCATCAATTCCCCAACCCTTCTGGACGAACAGCTGCGCCTTAAGTCTCGGCCCAACATCCGCTTTGCGGGCCAGATCACTGGCGTTGAAGGATATGTGGAAAGCGCGGCGATGGGGCTATTGGCGGGCCGGATGGCTGCGGCCGAGATCATGGGCAAAGACGTACCTGTCACTCCTGACACAACCGCGATGGGCGCTCTGATTACCCACATCACCGGGGGCGCTGATGCAAAGACCTTCCAACCGATGAACGTGAATTTCGGCCTGTTCCCTGCTGTCGAAGGTCTGAAATCCGGGCGGCGCGGACGCAAGGACCGGTATAAGGCGTATACGGATCGCGCAAAAGCAGACTGGCAGGCGTGGCTGGACAGGACACCGGTCCCTGCTTAAGCTTGGGACATGAGTGAGCAATTCCTCGATAGAGTTTACGGCGCGCGGGACGAAGGCGAAACTCGCGCGCTTTATGACAAGTGGGCGGCCAGCTATGAAACGGAAGTCTCGCAGAATGGTTATGCCACGCCGGGCCGCTGCGCCAAGGCGCTTGCTGACATAACAGCCGATCAGTCCGCACCCCTGCTTGATTTTGGGTGCGGCACAGGTCTTTCGGGGCTGGCATTAAAACTCGCAGGCTTTGAAAACATCGACGGCGTTGATCTATCGCTTGAAATGCTGGCGCAGGCGCGGTCAAAAGGCGTCTACCGCGATCTTGAGCAAGTGACGGCTGGGTTCACCCCCGCGGCAGGTGTCTATTCCAATATCGCTGCAATCGGGGTGATCGGCTCTGGTGCTGCACCGGTCGATGCCCTGGACACTTTGATGAAGGCGCTGCCGTCAGGAGGCAGGCTGGTGTTTTCCTTCAACGACCACACTTTGGAAGATCCGGTCTTTGAAGCCCGTGTGTCGGAATGGACTGACTGCGGCGCCGCGCGCCTGCTCTTTCGGGAACGCGGCGATCACTTGCCCGGACGAGATATGAAATCCATCGTCTATATCCTTGAAAAAGCGTAATGTTTCGCACGCGGTTTGCGCCATCTCCGACAGGTCCACTACATCTTGGCCACGCCTATTCCGCGCTGTTGGCCTATGATATGGCCGTGGCTGCTCATGGTGAGTTTCTGCTGCGCATCGAAGATATTGACCAAAGCCGATCCCGCCCTGCGTGGGAAACCCAAATTTATGAGGACTTGAAATGGCTTGGCCTTAGCTGGCCTG
The Sulfitobacter noctilucicola genome window above contains:
- the trmFO gene encoding methylenetetrahydrofolate--tRNA-(uracil(54)-C(5))-methyltransferase (FADH(2)-oxidizing) TrmFO, producing MTQKLNIIGGGMAGSEAAWQAANAGIEVVIHEMRPKVGTFAHQTGLLGEMVCSNSFRSDDSEQNAVGLLHWEMRAANGLIMDTADKHRLPAGGALAVDRDPFAQSVTDALTAHPNVTVEYGEITELPEEGQWIIATGPLTSGALAEAIAAETGAEALAFFDAIAPIVYFDSINMDAAWMQSRYDKGETEEERTAYLNCPMDKEQYEAFIDALLAADKTEFREGETAGYFDGCLPIEVMAERGRETLRFGPMKPVGLTNPHQPDVKAYAVVQLRRDNKLGTLYNMVGFQTKMKHGAQVDVFKMIPGLENASFARLGGIHRNSFINSPTLLDEQLRLKSRPNIRFAGQITGVEGYVESAAMGLLAGRMAAAEIMGKDVPVTPDTTAMGALITHITGGADAKTFQPMNVNFGLFPAVEGLKSGRRGRKDRYKAYTDRAKADWQAWLDRTPVPA
- a CDS encoding class I SAM-dependent DNA methyltransferase; this translates as MSEQFLDRVYGARDEGETRALYDKWAASYETEVSQNGYATPGRCAKALADITADQSAPLLDFGCGTGLSGLALKLAGFENIDGVDLSLEMLAQARSKGVYRDLEQVTAGFTPAAGVYSNIAAIGVIGSGAAPVDALDTLMKALPSGGRLVFSFNDHTLEDPVFEARVSEWTDCGAARLLFRERGDHLPGRDMKSIVYILEKA